The following proteins are encoded in a genomic region of Alphaproteobacteria bacterium:
- a CDS encoding DUF559 domain-containing protein: MKKEKAPALQIARARHLRRDDPMAERILWNALRKQCDATGLKFRRQHPIAHYIADFACVRHRLVIEIDGWPHDSRVAYDAKRDIVLTALGWRVVRFSDVDVKGNLEGIVETILKMTQAPSPAKTKGLHKNVSPSFRFLSPRGEGHQAFTTSSYYLE, encoded by the coding sequence ATGAAAAAAGAAAAAGCACCCGCGTTGCAAATTGCACGTGCGCGGCATCTCCGGCGTGACGACCCCATGGCCGAAAGAATTTTGTGGAATGCCCTGCGCAAGCAATGTGATGCGACGGGTTTGAAGTTTCGACGCCAACATCCGATTGCGCATTACATTGCCGATTTTGCCTGCGTCCGACATCGGCTGGTCATCGAGATCGATGGATGGCCGCATGATAGCAGAGTGGCCTATGATGCAAAACGCGATATAGTTCTTACAGCCCTTGGCTGGCGTGTAGTGAGATTTTCCGACGTGGACGTGAAGGGAAATCTAGAAGGTATCGTGGAGACGATTCTTAAAATGACGCAAGCCCCCTCACCTGCGAAAACTAAGGGCTTACATAAGAATGTAAGCCCAAGTTTTCGCTTCCTCTCCCCAAGGGGAGAAGGGCATCAAGCTTTCACCACCAGTTCGTATTATTTGGAGTAA
- a CDS encoding ParB/RepB/Spo0J family partition protein, with product MSDFNKSAASRQAIPQKPAPLGRGLSALFGDSDSSYQPQAAQPKAPEQGQKKLSVASLQPGKFQPRRHFDETALKELAGSIREHGVLQPLLVRSIGGERYEIIAGERRWRAAQMAGVHDVPVVVRELADMQAMEIALIENIQRQDLSPLEEAEGYRRLIEEFRHKQEELAKIVGKSRSHVANMMRLLGLPDEVKAMLNSGELTIGHARAVAVAADPAALARFIVAEKLNVRDAEALVRHPDAQNRTAKSAAKIPAARGADILALEKELTLALGLKIKLAANRDGSGSVTIAYKDLDQLDGVLEKLRG from the coding sequence ATGTCCGACTTCAATAAATCCGCCGCTTCGCGGCAGGCCATTCCGCAAAAACCCGCGCCGCTGGGACGCGGGCTGTCGGCGCTGTTCGGAGATTCCGACTCAAGCTATCAGCCGCAGGCGGCGCAGCCGAAAGCGCCGGAGCAGGGGCAGAAGAAGCTTTCCGTGGCTTCGTTGCAGCCGGGCAAGTTCCAGCCGCGCCGGCATTTCGATGAAACCGCGCTGAAGGAGCTTGCGGGATCGATCCGCGAGCATGGCGTGCTGCAGCCCTTATTGGTGCGCTCAATAGGCGGCGAACGCTATGAGATCATCGCTGGCGAGCGGCGCTGGCGCGCGGCGCAGATGGCGGGCGTCCATGACGTGCCGGTCGTGGTGCGCGAGCTTGCCGACATGCAGGCGATGGAAATCGCGCTGATCGAGAATATCCAGCGGCAGGACCTTTCGCCGCTCGAAGAAGCCGAAGGCTATCGCCGCCTGATCGAGGAATTCAGGCATAAGCAGGAAGAGCTGGCGAAAATCGTCGGCAAGAGCCGCAGCCATGTCGCCAATATGATGCGGCTCCTCGGCTTGCCCGACGAGGTCAAAGCGATGCTGAACAGCGGCGAGCTGACCATCGGTCATGCGCGCGCGGTGGCGGTCGCCGCCGATCCGGCGGCGCTGGCGCGCTTCATCGTCGCCGAGAAATTGAACGTGCGCGACGCCGAAGCCCTGGTGCGCCATCCGGACGCCCAAAACAGAACCGCGAAATCCGCCGCGAAAATTCCCGCCGCGCGCGGCGCGGATATTCTGGCGCTGGAAAAGGAACTGACGCTGGCGCTCGGCCTCAAGATCAAGCTCGCCGCCAACCGCGACGGCAGCGGCAGCGTGACGATCGCCTATAAGGATCTGGATCAACTGGACGGCGTACTGGAAAAGCTTCGCGGCTAA
- the hemW gene encoding radical SAM family heme chaperone HemW — MENLALYIHWPFCLSKCPYCDFNSHVRESIDQDGWRGALLRELDHYAALLPERRVTSIFFGGGTPSLMEPKTVAALIERAGTHWNFAEDIEITLEANPTSVEAGNFAALAEAGVNRLSLGIQSLDDAALKFLGRQHDRGQALAAVDIAAKYFPRFSFDLIYARAGQSLDEWEQELRAALPYIRGHMSLYQLTIEENTAFHTRAARGEQLAAAPDIAAEMFTMTQAIMEDAGMPAYEISNHAAAGQESRHNLTYWRYDDFIGVGPGAHGRYKAADGLRYASVGRKSPEPWAAQVAAEGHGVQALTAVDDGAARQEALMMGLRLKSGIARDSWRKKFGGDVTEFLAAEKLRKLQHENMLRLDEDALAATTDGAIRLNAVLKYLLN; from the coding sequence ATGGAAAATCTGGCGCTTTATATCCACTGGCCGTTCTGCCTGAGCAAATGCCCGTATTGCGATTTCAATTCCCATGTGCGGGAGTCGATCGATCAGGATGGCTGGCGCGGCGCTTTGCTGCGCGAGCTGGATCATTATGCCGCGCTGTTGCCGGAGCGGCGGGTGACCTCGATATTTTTCGGCGGCGGCACGCCGTCCTTGATGGAGCCGAAGACGGTCGCGGCATTGATCGAGCGCGCGGGCACGCATTGGAATTTCGCCGAAGATATTGAAATCACGCTGGAGGCCAATCCGACTTCGGTCGAGGCGGGGAACTTCGCCGCGCTTGCAGAAGCGGGCGTCAACCGGCTTTCGCTCGGCATTCAGTCATTGGACGATGCGGCGCTGAAATTTCTCGGCCGCCAGCATGACCGGGGACAGGCGCTCGCCGCCGTCGATATCGCCGCGAAATATTTCCCGCGCTTCAGCTTCGATTTGATCTATGCCCGCGCTGGGCAAAGCCTCGACGAATGGGAGCAGGAATTGAGGGCCGCGCTGCCTTATATTCGCGGCCATATGTCGCTCTATCAATTGACCATCGAGGAGAACACCGCCTTTCATACCCGCGCCGCGCGCGGCGAGCAGCTTGCCGCCGCGCCCGATATCGCCGCCGAAATGTTCACGATGACGCAGGCGATCATGGAGGATGCCGGAATGCCCGCCTATGAGATTTCCAATCATGCGGCGGCGGGGCAGGAATCGCGGCACAATCTGACCTATTGGCGGTATGACGATTTCATCGGCGTCGGTCCTGGCGCGCATGGGCGCTATAAGGCGGCGGACGGCTTGCGCTATGCCAGCGTGGGGCGCAAAAGCCCGGAGCCATGGGCGGCGCAGGTGGCGGCGGAAGGCCATGGCGTGCAGGCTTTGACGGCGGTGGATGACGGCGCGGCGCGGCAGGAGGCGCTGATGATGGGGCTGCGGTTGAAATCCGGCATCGCGCGCGATTCATGGCGCAAGAAATTCGGCGGCGACGTCACGGAATTTCTTGCAGCGGAAAAGCTGCGCAAGCTGCAGCATGAAAATATGCTGCGGCTTGACGAGGATGCTCTGGCCGCGACGACGGACGGCGCGATCAGGCTCAATGCGGTGCTGAAATATCTTTTGAATTAA
- the asnB gene encoding asparagine synthase (glutamine-hydrolyzing) produces MCGIAGIFDLRQATSAEDLRQTASRMGDSLRHRGPDAGDVWADAEAGIALAHRRLAIIDLSPAGAQPMHGADGNYVIVYNGEIYNFPELAAELRAEGRVIAGGSDTAVLLAAVAAWGLDKTLQKINGMFAFALWDRRARKLALVRDRLGIKPLYWAEANGKILFGSELRALTRHPDCPRDIDRQSLTHYFRAGNVPAPRSIFTGVHKLAPAHYLIIEPGRAPALTRYWDLQGLGLHGVTNSMSFGEASDALYDLLKDSVRGQMLADVPLGALLSGGIDSSTVAALMQAQSARPIRTFSIGFESRDFDEAPAAKKIAAHLGTAHTEAYVTEADARAVIPRLPHIYDEPFADSSQIPTYLVSKIAREHVTVALSGDGGDEGFLGYNRYRAMARMENWPMAARQHLAGLCAAIPAETMNRLGTMLPARMRIPQLGDKLVKFAALGGGDAAAAYRHLVSWWQEPETVVAGGEPVTLALARPAPADPVCAMQLWDMLGYLHDDVLTKVDRASMDVALEVRVPLLDHRIIEFALTLPRSYKLQGGVTKRILREIAYRHIPRALLERPKSGFGVPLAAWLRGPLKSWAADMLVPEMLVRAGLNPAPIREAWESHLAGRGNHHHRLWTALMFLSWRETYGI; encoded by the coding sequence ATGTGCGGCATCGCGGGCATATTCGATCTTAGGCAGGCGACATCCGCGGAGGATCTGCGTCAAACCGCCTCCCGCATGGGCGATTCGCTGCGCCATCGCGGCCCGGACGCGGGCGACGTCTGGGCCGACGCCGAAGCCGGGATCGCGCTCGCCCACCGCCGCCTTGCCATCATCGATCTCAGTCCGGCGGGCGCGCAGCCGATGCATGGCGCCGACGGCAATTATGTGATCGTCTATAATGGCGAGATTTATAATTTCCCCGAACTTGCCGCTGAACTTCGCGCCGAAGGGCGCGTTATCGCGGGCGGCAGCGATACCGCCGTGCTGCTGGCCGCCGTCGCGGCCTGGGGCCTCGATAAGACCCTGCAAAAGATCAACGGCATGTTCGCCTTCGCGCTGTGGGATCGCCGCGCGCGCAAGCTCGCCCTCGTCCGCGACCGGCTCGGCATCAAGCCGCTTTACTGGGCCGAAGCGAACGGCAAAATCCTGTTCGGCTCCGAACTGCGCGCGCTGACGCGGCATCCGGACTGCCCCCGCGATATCGACCGCCAATCGCTGACGCATTATTTCCGAGCCGGGAACGTCCCCGCGCCGCGCAGCATTTTCACCGGCGTCCATAAGCTCGCGCCCGCGCATTATTTGATCATCGAGCCGGGCCGCGCGCCCGCGCTGACGCGCTATTGGGATTTGCAAGGGCTGGGTTTGCACGGCGTGACGAACTCCATGAGCTTCGGCGAAGCCTCGGACGCGCTGTATGATCTGCTGAAAGATTCCGTGCGCGGGCAGATGCTCGCCGACGTGCCGCTCGGCGCGCTGCTGTCGGGCGGGATCGATTCTTCGACCGTTGCCGCGCTGATGCAGGCCCAAAGCGCCCGGCCGATCCGCACCTTCTCCATCGGCTTCGAGAGCCGCGATTTCGACGAAGCCCCGGCGGCGAAGAAAATCGCGGCGCATCTCGGCACGGCGCATACCGAGGCCTATGTCACCGAAGCGGACGCCCGCGCCGTCATCCCGCGCCTGCCGCATATCTATGACGAGCCGTTCGCCGACTCGTCGCAAATCCCCACTTATCTCGTCTCGAAAATCGCCCGCGAGCATGTCACGGTCGCGCTGTCGGGCGACGGCGGCGACGAAGGCTTCCTCGGCTATAACCGCTACCGGGCGATGGCGCGGATGGAAAATTGGCCGATGGCGGCAAGGCAGCATCTCGCGGGCCTGTGCGCCGCGATTCCCGCCGAGACCATGAACCGCCTCGGTACTATGCTTCCGGCAAGAATGCGCATCCCGCAGCTCGGCGACAAACTGGTGAAATTCGCCGCGCTCGGCGGCGGCGATGCCGCAGCGGCCTACCGGCATCTGGTAAGCTGGTGGCAGGAGCCGGAAACCGTCGTCGCCGGCGGCGAGCCTGTAACGCTGGCGCTCGCCAGGCCCGCGCCCGCCGATCCGGTTTGCGCGATGCAGCTATGGGACATGCTCGGCTATCTGCATGACGACGTGCTGACCAAGGTCGATCGCGCCAGCATGGATGTGGCGCTCGAAGTGCGCGTGCCGCTGCTCGATCACCGGATCATCGAATTCGCCCTGACGCTGCCACGTTCTTATAAACTGCAAGGCGGGGTGACGAAACGCATATTGCGCGAAATCGCCTATCGCCACATCCCGCGCGCCTTGCTGGAGCGTCCGAAAAGCGGCTTCGGCGTGCCGCTAGCCGCATGGCTGCGTGGCCCGCTGAAATCCTGGGCGGCGGATATGCTCGTGCCCGAAATGCTGGTGCGCGCCGGGCTGAATCCAGCGCCGATCCGCGAAGCCTGGGAAAGTCATCTCGCCGGGCGCGGCAATCATCATCACCGGCTATGGACCGCGCTGATGTTTTTGAGTTGGCGAGAAACCTACGGCATTTGA